The window AGTTGATTATCCCCGAGCGTAATCGAGCTGCACATGAGGCTGGCCTGAGCCGCTTCATGCAGGGAGGTTCCCAGGGCAAGCTGCTGAATCGGCCGCTGGAGATTACCATGCTGCATCGAGACGGCCACGAATTCGACGTGTCGGTCCGAATCGACTCTCAGGCGACCCCCACGGGCCGGTGTTTCCCGGCCTACGTCACGCGACAATAGGATCTGCCTCGCCACCGCGGGGTCTGTTTGCACGATCGTTGAACCTTCGCTTGTCTCCGCAGCCCTGCCCGTCATAGGTTCTGACGTCTACGGGCGTTGGCATTCGCGCCCGCCGCAAAGGATGAATGAGAGATGAAATTCGGTATCTTCATGGCCCCGTTCCACAGGGTTGGCGAAGACCCCACTTTGTGCTTCGAGCGCGATATGCAGCTCATCGAGTGGCTCGATGAGCTCGGCTATGAAGAGGCGTTCATTGGCGAACATCATTCGTCTGGATGGGAGATCATTTCGTCACCGGAAATCTTCATGGCGGTCGCGGCCGCGCGCACGCGTCGCATCATGCTCGGTTCCGGCGTGGTCAGCGTCCCGTATCATCATCCGTTCCACATCGCCAACCGGTTCGCCTTACTGGATCATCTGACTCGCGGGCGCGTGATGCTCGGATGCGGCCCCGGCGCCCTTGCGGCCGATGCCCACATGCTCGGCATCGACACAACCACGCAGCGCCGCCGGATGGTCGAAGGGGTGCAGGCTATCGTGCGCCTGTTCACCGAGCGGGGCGGCATCACTCTCGATGGTTCTTACTTCAAACTTAATGACGCGCACCTGCAGGTGAAACCCTTTCAGCAACCGCACATGCCGATTTTCGTGGCCAGTACGATTTCTCCGTCCGGCATGGTGGCCGCAGGCCAACTTGGATGCGGTGTATTGTCGGTCGCCTCCTATGCACCGGGGGGCCTGGACGATCTGATGAAACGATGGGCCATGGCGGAAGAGACCGCGGCCGAGAATGGCAAGACCGTAGATCGGCGCAATTGGCGGCTGGTTTTTCCGGTTCATCTTGCCGAATCGCGCGATGAAGCGATTAACGATATCCATGAGGGCGCCAATCGCTGGATTCAGGACTATTTCATCAACACGCTGGGCGCGCGTCTGCAGTTCGAGGAATACCCGAATCAACCGGTCGAAGAGATCACCATTGACCGGATGATCGGACGTGGGGGCGTAATCGTCGGCACGCCCGACGACGCGATCGCTCGGGTCAGGCAACTGCAGGATGCCACCGGAGGATTCGGCGGCATGCTGATGCTGGCGCACGAATGGGCGA of the Candidatus Binataceae bacterium genome contains:
- a CDS encoding LLM class flavin-dependent oxidoreductase — its product is MKFGIFMAPFHRVGEDPTLCFERDMQLIEWLDELGYEEAFIGEHHSSGWEIISSPEIFMAVAAARTRRIMLGSGVVSVPYHHPFHIANRFALLDHLTRGRVMLGCGPGALAADAHMLGIDTTTQRRRMVEGVQAIVRLFTERGGITLDGSYFKLNDAHLQVKPFQQPHMPIFVASTISPSGMVAAGQLGCGVLSVASYAPGGLDDLMKRWAMAEETAAENGKTVDRRNWRLVFPVHLAESRDEAINDIHEGANRWIQDYFINTLGARLQFEEYPNQPVEEITIDRMIGRGGVIVGTPDDAIARVRQLQDATGGFGGMLMLAHEWATREKTLHSYELWARYVAPQFRGMIEEQVKYSNELARSNRELLFNKSLAGIATAIQDYAQHKAEKGEPVPDLLTQPLTRVRP
- a CDS encoding PAS domain-containing protein; this encodes MSTQTKVAGSVNHGEDPAFVMDGSGMVIQWSTQAEKLFGWTAAEAIGRRLSELIIPERNRAAHEAGLSRFMQGGSQGKLLNRPLEITMLHRDGHEFDVSVRIDSQATPTGRCFPAYVTRQ